A portion of the Verrucomicrobiota bacterium genome contains these proteins:
- a CDS encoding NAD-dependent epimerase/dehydratase family protein, whose protein sequence is MISTIAAELPDRIESEDQLDEVMTRPRSCLIESVKSLQSPLLILGAAGKMGPSLAVLLRRAADAAGHQLEIVAVSRFSSNDARHWLETRGVRTFACDLLERESLAKLPDSANVLYLVGLKFGTAQNPSLTWAANTLAPSHVAERFSKARIVALSTGNVYPLTPIARGGSVETDALAPLGEYANAAVARERLFEFHSRKNGTPVAVLRLNYAVDLRYGVLLEIAQKVWANQTVDVTMGYLNCIWQGDANEMIVRALPLSASPPSAFNLTGAKLLSVRDLAQRFGQLMNQPVTITGAEADTALLSNPSRLFGILGEPPTSLEAMLRWVARWVMEDGRTLGKPTRFEVRNGKF, encoded by the coding sequence ATGATCTCAACCATTGCTGCCGAATTGCCGGACCGTATCGAATCCGAGGACCAGTTGGACGAAGTCATGACGCGCCCGCGGTCGTGCCTGATCGAGTCGGTCAAATCACTTCAAAGCCCGCTCCTGATTCTGGGCGCCGCAGGCAAAATGGGCCCTTCGCTGGCGGTGCTGCTCCGGCGTGCGGCTGACGCGGCGGGCCACCAACTGGAAATCGTCGCCGTCAGCCGCTTCAGTTCCAATGATGCCAGACATTGGCTTGAAACGCGCGGCGTGCGGACCTTTGCCTGCGATTTGCTGGAGCGCGAGTCGCTGGCCAAACTGCCGGACTCGGCCAACGTCCTGTATTTGGTCGGCCTCAAGTTCGGCACCGCGCAGAATCCATCTTTGACCTGGGCCGCGAACACGCTGGCGCCGTCGCACGTGGCGGAGCGCTTTTCGAAAGCCCGCATCGTAGCCCTCTCCACGGGTAACGTTTATCCCCTGACTCCGATCGCCCGCGGCGGTTCGGTCGAGACCGATGCGTTGGCGCCGTTGGGCGAGTACGCCAACGCCGCGGTCGCGCGCGAACGGCTCTTTGAATTTCATTCCCGCAAGAACGGCACTCCGGTCGCGGTGTTGCGATTGAATTACGCGGTCGATCTGCGCTACGGCGTGCTGTTGGAGATCGCGCAGAAAGTGTGGGCCAATCAGACGGTCGATGTGACCATGGGCTACCTCAACTGCATCTGGCAAGGCGACGCCAACGAAATGATCGTGCGCGCGCTTCCCTTGTCCGCCTCGCCTCCCTCCGCGTTCAATCTGACCGGCGCGAAGCTTCTTTCCGTTCGCGACCTGGCGCAACGTTTTGGCCAATTGATGAATCAGCCGGTGACGATTACCGGCGCGGAAGCCGACACGGCGCTGTTGAGCAATCCCAGCCGGCTTTTCGGAATCCTGGGCGAACCGCCGACCTCCCTGGAAGCGATGCTCCGCTGGGTGGCGCGCTGGGTGATGGAGGACGGGAGGACCCTGGGCAAGCCCACCCGGTTCGAGGTGCGCAACGGGAAGTTTTAG